A single window of Sulfolobales archaeon DNA harbors:
- a CDS encoding glycosyltransferase family 2 protein, with protein MVPTYNEAENVGELLERIRRAMGGRGFSYEVVIVDDSSSDGTAEVARDTASRLGIPLKLIIRSSRGLAGAVMRGFREASGEYILVMDADLQHPPEVAAEMVERALREGLDIVIASRYVEGGGVEGWSIYRRIVSRLASIVARILIPQARRVRDPLSGFFLIRRSVIEAMEKSGVERHGRSFKILLEILVRGRYERIAEHPYIFKPRVRGRSKLGLRESLEFIKQVIELSDYRILKFMLVGSTGVIVNNLVLYALTSHMNVPVYIASPIAIETATVNNFILNDRWTFKRFRQMGRAYIRLAKYHIAVGLGNLVNYVVVLALHQILGIIPANILGIGLGFITNYLVSSEFVWEIAKSYKGSRLLRRGRDLYKVTQYNISRSNMKN; from the coding sequence GTGGTGCCTACGTATAACGAGGCTGAGAATGTTGGGGAGCTTCTAGAGAGGATTAGGAGGGCTATGGGTGGGAGGGGTTTTAGCTATGAGGTTGTTATTGTTGATGACTCATCCTCCGACGGCACTGCGGAGGTTGCTAGGGATACAGCTTCTAGGCTTGGGATCCCGCTGAAGCTTATTATAAGGAGTTCCAGGGGTCTAGCGGGTGCTGTTATGAGGGGTTTTAGGGAGGCTTCGGGGGAGTATATATTGGTTATGGATGCCGATCTCCAGCACCCGCCCGAGGTCGCTGCTGAGATGGTTGAGAGGGCATTGAGAGAGGGTCTAGATATAGTGATAGCATCTAGATACGTAGAGGGTGGGGGTGTTGAGGGGTGGAGCATCTATAGAAGAATAGTCTCCAGGCTTGCAAGCATAGTAGCAAGGATCCTAATACCACAGGCTAGAAGGGTGAGAGACCCCCTCTCAGGCTTCTTCCTAATCAGGAGATCTGTTATAGAGGCTATGGAGAAAAGCGGTGTCGAGAGGCATGGGAGAAGCTTCAAAATACTCCTAGAGATCCTTGTGAGGGGGAGGTATGAGAGGATAGCGGAGCACCCATATATATTCAAGCCGAGGGTGAGGGGTAGGAGCAAGCTAGGGCTAAGAGAGAGCTTAGAATTCATAAAACAGGTGATAGAGCTTAGCGACTATAGAATATTGAAGTTCATGTTGGTAGGCTCTACAGGTGTTATTGTTAATAACCTAGTATTATATGCTTTAACAAGCCATATGAACGTACCAGTATATATAGCATCACCCATAGCAATAGAGACGGCAACCGTGAATAACTTTATACTAAACGATAGATGGACATTCAAGAGATTCAGACAAATGGGGAGAGCCTATATAAGGCTAGCTAAATACCATATAGCGGTGGGGCTCGGCAATCTAGTCAACTATGTAGTGGTATTAGCGCTCCACCAGATCCTAGGGATCATACCAGCAAATATCCTAGGCATAGGCCTGGGATTTATAACAAACTATCTAGTAAGCTCGGAATTTGTATGGGAAATTGCGAAGAGCTATAAAGGATCAAGGCTTCTCCGTAGAGGTAGAGATCTGTATAAGGTTACACAATATAACATATCTAGATCAAATATGAAGAATTAG
- a CDS encoding MFS transporter, whose product MDLRVRGILVLAIAGALSSFSSSIYNYQIRFYGVSVGFGYGSQSVYEVYSYTISIIFILFTGFLSDILGRRLFTFIAYFIGALSPISIVVLPPWMGFPISIILYNIYFSLVIVARNILVMDLAGHELGRWFGYIMMSSSIAMVIGPIAGYMFREILGYQALFIILFILLLSSSLVVLYIPSQGRGVRREVSISVRDLVLVARDLRSIWFIVIYGCLDRFSFYLWSPLAPTFLAEKGFEDGDVAILYTIQNISWFLTSYLFGLASERNPVAVLAISELLTALSALILSLDPRPQSLAPYISFIMLGASIASWIPSYNLIIHELVYGEHIGKIYSSLYVASTIAGIPSPYIGSVLRTVESE is encoded by the coding sequence TTGGATCTGAGGGTTAGAGGGATCTTGGTACTAGCTATTGCTGGAGCGCTCTCCAGCTTCTCCTCATCTATATATAATTATCAAATTAGATTTTATGGGGTTTCTGTTGGGTTTGGATATGGGAGCCAGTCTGTTTACGAAGTCTATTCTTACACCATATCTATAATATTCATATTATTTACAGGTTTCCTCTCTGATATTCTTGGCAGGAGGCTTTTTACCTTCATAGCTTATTTTATAGGGGCTTTATCACCTATCTCGATTGTAGTTTTACCTCCGTGGATGGGTTTTCCTATAAGCATTATATTATATAACATATATTTTTCCCTTGTTATTGTTGCTAGAAACATACTCGTTATGGATCTTGCTGGACACGAGCTCGGTAGATGGTTTGGATATATAATGATGTCTTCCTCAATAGCAATGGTTATAGGTCCTATAGCCGGGTATATGTTTAGAGAGATCCTCGGCTATCAAGCACTATTTATAATTTTATTTATCCTTTTGCTAAGCTCCTCACTAGTAGTCCTCTATATACCATCCCAAGGTAGGGGTGTGAGGAGAGAGGTTTCTATCTCGGTAAGGGATCTTGTCCTTGTGGCGAGGGATCTGAGATCGATATGGTTTATAGTGATCTACGGTTGTCTAGATCGATTCTCGTTCTATCTATGGTCCCCGCTTGCACCAACCTTCCTAGCTGAGAAGGGGTTTGAAGATGGGGATGTAGCGATCCTATATACGATCCAGAATATATCTTGGTTTCTAACATCATACCTCTTCGGCCTAGCCTCTGAGAGGAACCCTGTGGCAGTGCTAGCTATATCAGAGCTTCTAACGGCACTCTCGGCTCTTATACTCTCATTAGATCCGCGTCCACAGAGCTTAGCACCATATATCTCATTTATAATGCTTGGAGCATCCATAGCGTCTTGGATACCGTCTTATAATCTAATCATTCATGAGCTCGTATATGGAGAGCATATCGGAAAGATCTACTCCTCACTATATGTAGCATCAACAATAGCGGGGATTCCCTCACCATATATAGGTTCTGTATTAAGAACCGTGGAGAGCGAAG